From Calothrix sp. PCC 6303, a single genomic window includes:
- a CDS encoding Crp/Fnr family transcriptional regulator, with product MQSPSSFSEASRPFLTWQRILDWAQEHYRCRTFSKDERVPARPGLLYLVQRGAIRMVGTAQVSATASQLTSRRINRTPEEAFLGFVGAGQPFEIVAQSPFTLQAYAHVDQTAVLWMYWHDLDNWPHFRREVMDAFRYQHQRKLLWLSALGQRRTIDRLLGFLTLLIEEYGEPAMSDTDPDVIRGYCLPFPLTHAQIGSAIGSTRVTVTRLMGKLRQRGLILTQGDNLICLPADSINRAG from the coding sequence ATGCAATCTCCATCCTCCTTTTCCGAGGCATCACGTCCTTTCTTAACTTGGCAACGTATTCTTGACTGGGCTCAAGAACACTATCGTTGTCGTACTTTCAGCAAAGATGAACGCGTTCCAGCCCGTCCTGGATTGCTTTATCTCGTGCAAAGAGGTGCGATTCGGATGGTGGGCACAGCCCAAGTCAGCGCAACTGCCAGTCAGTTAACATCTAGACGCATAAACAGAACCCCAGAAGAAGCCTTCTTGGGATTTGTGGGTGCCGGACAGCCATTTGAAATAGTTGCTCAGTCGCCTTTCACACTCCAAGCTTACGCCCACGTTGATCAAACTGCGGTGTTGTGGATGTACTGGCACGACCTAGATAACTGGCCCCATTTTCGCCGTGAAGTCATGGACGCGTTCAGATACCAACACCAGCGCAAGCTTTTGTGGTTGAGCGCTCTGGGACAACGCCGCACCATTGATAGGTTACTTGGATTCCTCACCTTGTTGATTGAGGAATATGGCGAACCCGCTATGAGCGATACTGATCCTGATGTAATCCGTGGCTATTGTTTGCCCTTCCCCCTCACCCATGCCCAAATTGGTAGTGCGATCGGTTCGACTCGCGTCACCGTAACTCGCTTGATGGGTAAACTACGCCAACGTGGTTTAATTTTGACCCAAGGTGATAATTTAATTTGCTTGCCAGCAGATTCAATTAACCGAGCTGGCTAA
- a CDS encoding PstS family phosphate ABC transporter substrate-binding protein, with protein sequence MTKKNETVILVSSLAMTLALVGGVYFWVSQTTSVPNILHSGNKTDNQTDIEKPNPSDSSTFAKVSNVPSGLFRYGGSTTWAPIRAEVDSIIKAVYPQFGLIYTAPVTGTPGTDTGIRMLIDNQLVFSQASRSLQAEEYQQAQQKGFTLKEIPVAVDGIAVAVHPNLDIPGLTLAQLRDIYTGKLTNWNQLGSKKNLPIVAYSRSIEDGGTVEFFVKNVLGKEKLTKNIQFTSDTTEALRNISKKSGGIYYASAPEIVGQCGVKPLPVGRKPDKLIPPYQEPFVPLSECPKKRNQVNIQAFQSQENQYPITRQLFVIIKQNAQTEQQAGEAYANLLLTNQGQELITKAGFVRIK encoded by the coding sequence ATGACTAAAAAAAACGAAACTGTAATTCTAGTTTCATCTTTGGCGATGACATTAGCATTGGTGGGTGGTGTTTACTTTTGGGTTTCCCAAACTACTAGTGTTCCTAATATTTTGCACTCTGGCAACAAAACTGACAACCAAACTGATATTGAGAAGCCAAATCCAAGCGATTCCTCAACGTTCGCCAAAGTTAGCAATGTTCCCTCTGGCTTATTTCGCTATGGAGGTAGTACCACTTGGGCACCAATTCGGGCTGAAGTAGACTCAATTATCAAAGCTGTATACCCTCAGTTTGGATTAATCTATACCGCTCCTGTTACAGGTACTCCAGGAACAGATACCGGGATTAGAATGTTGATTGATAACCAATTAGTTTTTTCCCAAGCATCTCGTTCATTACAAGCAGAAGAATATCAACAGGCACAACAAAAAGGCTTTACTCTGAAAGAAATTCCAGTTGCAGTCGATGGAATAGCGGTTGCAGTTCATCCTAATTTAGATATACCTGGCTTAACACTTGCCCAACTTAGGGATATTTACACAGGTAAACTGACAAACTGGAATCAACTAGGTAGTAAGAAAAATCTGCCAATAGTTGCTTATTCTCGCAGCATTGAAGATGGGGGTACAGTGGAATTCTTCGTTAAAAACGTCTTGGGAAAGGAAAAATTGACTAAAAATATTCAATTTACCTCCGACACAACCGAAGCTTTACGAAATATTAGTAAAAAATCTGGCGGTATCTACTACGCTTCAGCGCCTGAGATCGTTGGGCAATGTGGGGTAAAACCTTTACCCGTAGGACGCAAACCGGATAAATTAATCCCGCCCTATCAAGAACCGTTTGTACCGTTAAGCGAATGCCCCAAAAAACGGAATCAAGTTAATATACAGGCTTTTCAAAGCCAAGAAAACCAATATCCAATCACTCGGCAGCTATTTGTCATCATTAAACAAAATGCTCAAACAGAGCAGCAGGCTGGAGAAGCCTATGCTAATTTGCTTCTTACCAATCAAGGACAAGAATTGATCACAAAAGCCGGATTTGTTCGGATTAAATAG
- a CDS encoding ABC transporter substrate-binding protein: MSQKKETTILLLALLITLGLIGIGFWIFNLTSGKNSEGGYDRQLRRGDIAANTEVQKPPISFNKNNNRISFGETIFTPGEPENSKKKGFQALKEQNYDQAITDLSAAIKAKPNDPETLIALNNAKIKAGENYGIAVAVPFSTEPNVALEVLRGVAQAQNDINAKGGIKGTLLKIAIANDDDNPQIAKTLAADLAKNKDILGVVGHFSSDVTLAAGEIYKSEQLVAISAVSTSVEISKQKNPYVFRTVPSDFIAARALANHMATKLQKKNVAVFFNSASNYSQSLKSEFVSSVSLEGGQVSGEFDFSQPDFSAAKSLEQAARQGAEVIMLASNVSTLDKALQVVQVNQKKLPILAGDDMYSLKTLEISKQQAEGMVVAIPWHIDGNAKSEFPQVSRQLWGADVNWRTALAYDATRALIAALELEPSRTGIQKSLSSTEFSTTGASGTIRFLPSGDRNASVQLVRVAPGTRSGTGFDFIPN; the protein is encoded by the coding sequence ATGTCGCAGAAGAAAGAAACAACAATTCTGCTTTTAGCTTTATTGATTACTTTAGGTTTAATTGGTATTGGTTTTTGGATATTTAATTTGACTTCTGGTAAAAATTCAGAGGGAGGTTATGATCGTCAGCTTAGGAGAGGTGATATTGCCGCCAACACAGAAGTTCAAAAACCTCCAATAAGTTTCAATAAGAACAATAATAGAATTAGTTTTGGTGAGACTATTTTCACCCCTGGAGAGCCAGAAAACTCAAAAAAGAAAGGATTTCAAGCCCTCAAAGAGCAAAATTATGACCAAGCAATTACCGACTTATCAGCAGCAATCAAAGCCAAACCCAATGATCCCGAAACCTTGATTGCTTTGAATAATGCCAAAATCAAAGCAGGGGAAAATTATGGGATTGCAGTTGCAGTTCCCTTCTCCACAGAACCCAATGTTGCTTTGGAAGTGCTGCGGGGAGTAGCCCAGGCACAAAATGACATTAACGCCAAAGGTGGGATTAAAGGTACTTTGTTGAAAATAGCGATCGCTAACGACGATGATAACCCTCAGATTGCCAAAACTCTAGCTGCCGACCTAGCTAAAAACAAAGATATATTAGGAGTTGTAGGTCATTTTTCCAGCGATGTGACACTAGCCGCTGGAGAGATTTACAAATCTGAGCAATTGGTTGCTATATCCGCAGTTAGCACCTCAGTTGAGATTTCCAAGCAGAAAAATCCCTACGTTTTCCGCACCGTTCCCAGTGACTTTATCGCTGCTAGAGCATTAGCGAACCACATGGCAACAAAACTTCAGAAAAAAAATGTTGCCGTATTCTTCAATTCTGCCAGTAATTACAGTCAATCCCTAAAATCAGAATTTGTTTCCTCAGTATCCCTAGAAGGTGGACAGGTATCAGGGGAATTTGATTTTTCTCAACCAGATTTTAGTGCAGCTAAAAGCCTCGAACAAGCAGCAAGGCAAGGTGCAGAAGTAATTATGCTGGCTAGTAACGTTAGCACCCTTGATAAAGCTTTACAGGTTGTGCAGGTAAATCAGAAAAAACTACCTATCTTAGCCGGAGATGATATGTACTCCCTCAAAACCCTAGAAATAAGTAAGCAACAAGCCGAAGGTATGGTGGTAGCGATTCCTTGGCATATTGATGGGAATGCCAAATCCGAATTTCCTCAAGTATCTCGGCAATTATGGGGTGCTGATGTAAATTGGCGAACAGCTTTAGCATATGATGCTACCCGTGCTTTAATTGCAGCTTTAGAACTTGAACCCAGTCGCACCGGAATTCAAAAAAGCCTTTCTTCAACTGAATTTTCAACTACAGGTGCTTCTGGCACAATTAGGTTCCTGCCATCAGGGGATCGAAATGCTTCAGTACAACTAGTCAGGGTTGCACCGGGAACCCGTTCTGGTACTGGCTTTGATTTTATTCCTAACTGA
- a CDS encoding serine/threonine-protein kinase encodes MEVYCTRPQCPRPQNNFQDLDDNTTLRHISQKYCTSCGMPLFLAGRYIPTKLLGKGGFGAAFLARDRYTPGMKKCVVKQFQPAVTLSPDQLQLAQNLFEREATVLEEIGAQHDQIPELFAYFPVSVESSPPGHKDQFFYLVQEYIDGQNLEEEFAQNGNFSESEAVEVLREVLKVLEFVHFKNIIHRDIKPSNIMRDRTGKLYLLDFGAVKQVTNSPSLSSTPSTGIYSLGFAPPEQMAGGQVFPSTDLYALGVTIITLMSGKPANELFDSGDNEFKWRSHVKIKPRLADILDKMLLSAANQRFQSAAEVLRALDNSATPTAQSSQSKIQPFSTVEMLTGAAFCGFQGGLIAIVLFSLLKSAVPAVVIASLITVVLVILQRQRIVDGSDLLIIPGITFGIILFIPLLHGSITIPTVILVAVAAALVAIAITSLFRLIYNLLSQIL; translated from the coding sequence ATGGAAGTTTACTGCACTCGTCCCCAATGTCCCCGCCCACAAAATAATTTCCAGGATCTTGATGACAATACAACCCTGCGACATATTTCGCAAAAGTATTGTACCAGTTGTGGAATGCCGCTATTTTTGGCGGGGCGTTATATACCAACAAAATTACTGGGTAAAGGTGGATTTGGTGCAGCTTTTTTGGCACGCGATCGCTATACCCCAGGAATGAAGAAATGTGTTGTCAAACAATTTCAACCCGCAGTCACTTTATCACCAGATCAGTTGCAGTTAGCGCAAAATTTGTTTGAGCGAGAAGCTACTGTTTTAGAGGAAATTGGCGCTCAACATGACCAAATACCCGAATTATTCGCCTATTTTCCCGTTAGTGTCGAAAGTTCTCCACCAGGACACAAAGATCAGTTTTTTTACTTGGTTCAAGAATATATTGATGGGCAAAATCTGGAAGAAGAGTTTGCTCAAAATGGGAACTTCTCGGAGTCGGAAGCAGTAGAAGTATTGCGGGAAGTTCTCAAAGTACTGGAATTTGTTCACTTTAAGAATATTATCCACCGCGATATTAAGCCATCAAATATTATGCGCGATCGCACGGGAAAGTTATATCTCCTGGATTTTGGTGCTGTCAAACAAGTTACAAATTCCCCCAGTCTTTCTTCTACCCCCTCCACTGGGATTTATTCCCTAGGATTTGCCCCACCAGAACAAATGGCAGGTGGTCAGGTTTTTCCATCGACAGATTTGTATGCATTGGGTGTTACGATTATTACATTAATGTCAGGAAAACCAGCTAACGAACTATTTGACTCTGGTGACAATGAATTCAAATGGCGATCGCATGTCAAGATCAAGCCTCGTCTAGCCGATATTCTGGACAAAATGTTATTATCAGCAGCCAATCAACGCTTTCAGTCAGCGGCTGAAGTTTTGCGTGCGCTGGATAATTCTGCTACACCAACTGCACAATCATCACAATCCAAGATTCAGCCCTTTTCAACAGTGGAAATGTTGACAGGAGCGGCTTTTTGTGGATTTCAAGGTGGACTAATTGCCATTGTCCTTTTTAGCCTGCTGAAATCAGCCGTCCCAGCAGTTGTCATTGCCTCGCTGATCACAGTTGTGTTGGTAATTCTCCAAAGACAACGAATTGTTGATGGTTCAGACCTACTAATTATTCCGGGGATCACCTTCGGAATTATACTTTTTATCCCCCTACTGCATGGTTCTATTACAATTCCCACAGTTATTTTGGTTGCAGTTGCAGCCGCATTAGTCGCCATTGCCATTACATCACTATTTCGCCTGATATATAACTTGCTATCACAAATACTCTAA
- a CDS encoding LysR family transcriptional regulator codes for MSDLPFTLDQLRILKAIAAEGSFKRAADSLYVSQPAVSLQVQNLERQLDVPLFDRGGRRAQLTEAGHLLLNYGEKILSLCQETCRAVEDLQNLQGGTLIVGASQTTGTYLLPRMIGMFRQKYPDVACQLHVHSTRRTAWSVANGQVDLAIIGGEIPGELSESLEIVPYAEDELVLILPTNHPFAKLETIQREDLYKLQFISLDSQSTIRKVIDQVLTRCDIDARRFRVEMELNSIEAIKNAVQSGLGAAFVSTSAITKELQMGFLHSAAIEGVVVKRTLWLIYNPNRYRSKAAEAFSREILPQFATPGWNQDVLKSAPRELVVNGLNADISGAEKE; via the coding sequence ATGTCTGACCTTCCTTTTACTTTAGATCAGTTACGCATCCTGAAAGCGATCGCCGCAGAAGGGAGTTTTAAGCGTGCTGCTGATAGTCTTTATGTGTCCCAACCTGCTGTGAGTTTGCAAGTGCAAAACTTAGAGCGACAGTTGGATGTTCCCTTGTTTGATCGTGGTGGACGACGTGCTCAATTAACTGAAGCTGGTCATTTATTGCTAAATTATGGCGAAAAAATTCTCAGTTTATGTCAAGAAACCTGTCGCGCTGTTGAGGATTTACAAAACCTCCAAGGAGGTACTTTAATTGTTGGTGCTTCCCAAACCACGGGTACCTATTTGTTACCCCGGATGATTGGGATGTTTCGCCAAAAATACCCGGATGTGGCTTGCCAACTACATGTCCACTCTACCCGTCGTACAGCCTGGAGTGTGGCAAATGGACAGGTGGATTTGGCAATTATTGGTGGTGAAATACCTGGTGAATTGTCGGAATCACTGGAAATCGTTCCCTATGCGGAGGACGAATTAGTACTGATTTTACCTACTAACCATCCCTTCGCCAAACTGGAAACGATTCAAAGAGAAGATTTATATAAACTCCAATTTATCTCCCTGGATTCCCAATCTACAATTCGCAAGGTAATTGATCAGGTATTAACCCGCTGTGACATTGATGCGAGACGTTTTCGAGTGGAAATGGAATTAAACTCCATTGAGGCAATTAAAAATGCTGTTCAATCGGGTTTAGGTGCCGCTTTTGTCTCCACTTCTGCTATTACCAAAGAGCTACAAATGGGATTTCTCCATAGTGCAGCTATTGAAGGGGTGGTGGTGAAACGGACTTTGTGGCTAATTTATAATCCTAACCGCTACCGCTCTAAAGCGGCTGAGGCTTTTAGTCGTGAGATTTTACCACAGTTTGCGACTCCTGGATGGAATCAAGATGTGTTAAAATCGGCACCTAGGGAACTAGTGGTAAACGGTTTAAATGCTGATATATCTGGTGCGGAAAAAGAATAA
- a CDS encoding NnrU family protein: MMLPTWLTPSHFVMLGLQIIFAIAHSGGAALRPWAEKKIGARLYRVFFALVSLPLATILIIYFFNHRYDGLQLWQAQSIPGIQNLVWVFSAISFLFLYPATFNLLEIAAIQKPQVNLYATGIIRITRHPQMVGQVIWCIAHTLWLGTTFTLVTSLGLILHHTFGVWHGDRRLYQRYGDAFTEVKQHTSIIPFLAVIDGRQSLKWQEFIRPAYLGVTIFVLVFWWLHPLLISSTSRIQF; this comes from the coding sequence ATGATGCTGCCAACTTGGTTAACTCCTAGTCATTTTGTCATGCTAGGGTTACAAATTATTTTTGCGATCGCTCATAGCGGGGGAGCAGCTTTACGTCCTTGGGCAGAAAAAAAAATTGGTGCAAGACTGTACCGTGTTTTTTTCGCCTTGGTCAGCTTACCTTTAGCTACGATTTTAATTATCTACTTTTTTAACCACCGCTACGATGGTTTGCAGCTTTGGCAAGCACAAAGTATACCTGGAATCCAAAACCTAGTTTGGGTATTTTCAGCAATTTCGTTTTTATTTTTGTATCCTGCCACATTCAATCTACTAGAAATTGCAGCCATTCAAAAGCCCCAAGTTAATTTGTATGCAACTGGGATCATTCGCATTACCCGTCATCCTCAAATGGTGGGACAGGTAATTTGGTGTATTGCCCATACACTTTGGTTAGGTACAACTTTCACCTTAGTTACTTCCCTCGGATTGATTTTGCACCATACATTTGGAGTATGGCATGGAGATCGTCGGCTATATCAGCGCTATGGTGACGCTTTTACCGAAGTCAAACAGCATACTAGCATTATCCCCTTTCTCGCCGTCATTGATGGTCGCCAATCATTGAAATGGCAAGAATTTATTCGTCCTGCTTATTTGGGAGTCACCATATTTGTACTGGTGTTTTGGTGGCTGCACCCTCTGCTAATTTCGTCAACTAGTAGGATACAATTTTAG